The Mycolicibacterium doricum genome includes a region encoding these proteins:
- a CDS encoding potassium channel family protein, with protein MTTPQNRIEKWERRTEWPLAGVALLFLAAYAVDVLVRPHGAGADVTRAVTAVSWSLFVGDYLVRLGLARDRWRWFYRHLFDLAVVILPLLRPLRLLRLVTLITVMQRAVGNAIRGRVVMYTVAGAVLLVFVASLAVLESERGQPGAHITHFGQAVWWSITTITTVGYGDLTPVTTTGRVIAVLLMIGGISLVGSITATLASWIVQRVADEDDAGRTVTTAHIGRLLDEITELRGEVAQLREEGRRSGGQPPPA; from the coding sequence GTGACAACTCCGCAGAACAGGATTGAGAAGTGGGAGCGTCGAACGGAGTGGCCGTTGGCGGGCGTCGCCCTGCTCTTCCTGGCCGCCTATGCCGTCGACGTGCTGGTCCGGCCGCACGGCGCGGGCGCGGACGTCACACGCGCGGTGACCGCGGTGTCGTGGTCGCTGTTCGTGGGCGACTACCTCGTGCGGCTGGGACTGGCGCGAGACCGGTGGCGATGGTTCTACCGGCACCTCTTCGATCTGGCCGTCGTGATCCTGCCGCTGCTCCGTCCGCTGCGGCTGCTGAGGCTGGTCACGCTCATCACCGTGATGCAGCGCGCGGTCGGCAACGCCATCCGCGGCCGGGTGGTCATGTACACCGTCGCCGGTGCGGTGCTGCTGGTGTTCGTCGCGTCGCTGGCGGTGCTCGAGAGCGAGCGCGGACAACCCGGCGCCCACATCACCCACTTCGGTCAGGCCGTGTGGTGGTCGATCACCACGATCACCACCGTGGGCTACGGCGACCTTACCCCGGTCACCACAACCGGGCGGGTCATCGCAGTGTTGCTGATGATCGGCGGAATCAGCCTCGTCGGGTCGATCACCGCGACGCTGGCGTCGTGGATCGTGCAGCGGGTGGCAGACGAGGACGACGCAGGGCGCACGGTGACCACCGCGCACATCGGCAGGCTGCTCGACGAGATCACGGAGTTGCGCGGGGAGGTCGCACAGTTGCGTGAGGAGGGACGGCGATCCGGCGGGCAGCCTCCCCCAGCCTGA
- a CDS encoding MFS transporter encodes MSTRRKTVILVSCCLSLLIVSMDATIVNVAIPAVRSDLHATPSQLQWMVAVYTLVLASLLILAGATGDRFGRRRVFQIGLTVFALGSLLCSLAPNIETLIVARLLQAIGGSMMNPVALSIVSQIFTGPVERARALGIWGSVVGIAMSLGPIVGGLLIETAGWRAVFWINLPICAAAIILTAVFVPETKSTTMRNIDPIGQALAVAFLFGTVFALIEGPGLGWTNPVTLVAAVVAVVAFVFFLRYESRRHDPFIDLRFFRSIPFSAATVTAVSAFAGWGAFLFMMSLYLQGERGYSAMETGLIYLPIAIGALLFSPLSGRMVGRFGARPSLLIAGVLITAASAMLSFLTATTPVWELLIVFAVFGIGFSTVNAPITNAAVSGMPLERAGAASAVTSTSRQIGVSIGVALCGSVAGGALAGTSTDFATAARPLWFVCVALGLVITALAVYSTSGRAMRSADRLAPLISGDVVSQGVPRAA; translated from the coding sequence ATGAGCACGCGGCGCAAGACTGTCATCCTGGTCTCGTGCTGTCTGAGCCTGCTGATCGTTTCCATGGACGCCACGATTGTCAACGTCGCGATCCCGGCGGTCCGCTCGGATCTGCACGCCACACCGTCGCAACTACAGTGGATGGTCGCCGTCTACACCCTGGTGCTCGCGTCGCTGCTCATCCTGGCGGGCGCGACGGGGGACCGGTTCGGGCGGCGCCGGGTGTTCCAGATCGGGCTCACCGTCTTCGCACTCGGATCGCTGCTGTGCAGTCTCGCGCCCAACATCGAGACGCTGATCGTGGCGCGACTGTTGCAGGCGATCGGCGGTTCGATGATGAACCCGGTTGCACTGTCGATCGTTTCGCAGATCTTCACCGGACCGGTGGAACGCGCCAGGGCGTTGGGCATCTGGGGATCTGTGGTCGGCATCGCCATGTCACTGGGGCCGATCGTCGGCGGTCTGCTCATCGAGACGGCCGGTTGGCGGGCGGTGTTCTGGATCAACCTGCCCATCTGCGCGGCGGCGATCATCCTGACCGCGGTGTTCGTGCCCGAGACCAAGTCGACGACCATGCGCAACATCGATCCGATCGGTCAGGCGCTGGCCGTGGCGTTCCTGTTCGGGACCGTGTTCGCGCTGATTGAGGGGCCCGGTCTGGGTTGGACGAATCCGGTCACACTCGTCGCGGCCGTGGTCGCCGTAGTGGCGTTCGTGTTCTTCCTGCGCTACGAGTCACGCCGCCACGACCCCTTCATCGACCTGCGCTTCTTCCGGAGCATCCCGTTCAGCGCGGCGACGGTGACCGCGGTGTCGGCGTTCGCCGGCTGGGGCGCGTTCCTGTTCATGATGTCGCTGTATCTGCAGGGTGAGCGTGGCTACTCCGCCATGGAGACCGGTCTGATCTACCTGCCCATCGCGATCGGCGCGCTGCTGTTCTCCCCGCTATCCGGCCGGATGGTGGGGCGGTTCGGCGCTCGGCCGTCGCTGCTGATCGCCGGCGTACTGATCACGGCGGCCTCGGCGATGCTGAGCTTCCTGACCGCCACCACCCCCGTCTGGGAACTGCTGATCGTCTTCGCCGTCTTCGGTATCGGGTTCTCGACGGTCAACGCGCCGATCACCAACGCCGCGGTCAGCGGGATGCCGTTGGAGCGTGCCGGCGCGGCGTCGGCGGTGACGTCGACCAGCAGGCAGATCGGGGTGAGCATCGGTGTGGCGCTGTGCGGTTCCGTCGCGGGTGGAGCGCTGGCGGGCACGTCGACGGACTTCGCCACCGCGGCGCGGCCGCTGTGGTTCGTGTGCGTCGCACTCGGCCTGGTCATCACCGCGCTCGCGGTCTACTCGACGTCGGGCCGGGCGATGCGGTCCGCCGACCGGCTGGCGCCGCTGATCTCAGGGGATGTGGTGTCGCAGGGGGTGCCCCGTGCCGCGTAA
- a CDS encoding sensor histidine kinase, with the protein MSLLSRIFRRTPSLRTRVAFATAIGAAIVVIIVGTVVWVGITNDRKERLDRRLDEAAGFAIPFLPRGLDTIPKSPNNQDVVITVRRPDGEVTSNSEVVLPEAPAGYADTYVEGVRYRVRTVDIRYPEPMTVAVGATYDATIADTNNLHRRVIIICALAVGAATLLGWLLAAFAVRPLKRLAEQTRQIDAGDEAPDVEVRGASEAVEIAEAVKGMLERIWSEQDRTKAALASARDFASVSAHELRTPLTAMRTNLEVLATLDLADDQRKEVVNDVIRTQSRIEATLSALERLAQGELSTSDDHVPVDITELLDRAAHDAMRVYPDLEVTLVPAPTVIIVGLPAGLRLAVDNAIANAVKHGGANRVQLSAVSSRAGVEIAIDDDGVGVPEEERTRVFERFSRGSTASHSGSGLGLALVAQQAELHGGTATLESSPLGGARLLLRLPGPGG; encoded by the coding sequence GTGAGTCTGCTGTCCCGGATCTTCCGCCGCACCCCGTCACTGCGGACCAGGGTGGCGTTCGCGACGGCGATCGGTGCGGCGATCGTCGTGATCATCGTCGGGACCGTGGTGTGGGTCGGCATCACCAACGACCGCAAGGAGCGGCTGGACCGCCGGCTCGACGAGGCGGCCGGTTTCGCGATCCCGTTCCTACCTCGCGGCCTCGACACCATCCCGAAGTCGCCGAACAACCAGGACGTCGTGATCACGGTGCGCAGACCGGACGGCGAGGTCACCTCCAATTCCGAGGTCGTGCTGCCCGAGGCGCCCGCCGGCTACGCCGACACCTACGTCGAGGGAGTCCGCTACCGGGTGCGCACGGTCGACATCCGCTACCCCGAGCCGATGACGGTGGCAGTAGGCGCCACCTACGACGCCACCATCGCCGACACCAACAACCTGCACCGGCGGGTGATCATCATCTGCGCGTTGGCCGTCGGGGCGGCCACCCTGCTGGGCTGGCTGCTGGCCGCGTTCGCGGTGCGCCCGCTCAAACGCCTCGCCGAACAGACCCGTCAGATCGACGCGGGCGACGAAGCGCCCGACGTCGAGGTGCGCGGCGCATCCGAAGCCGTCGAGATCGCCGAGGCCGTCAAGGGCATGCTCGAACGGATCTGGTCCGAACAGGACCGGACCAAGGCCGCGCTCGCGTCAGCCCGCGATTTCGCCTCGGTCTCGGCCCACGAACTGCGCACGCCGCTGACCGCGATGCGGACCAACCTCGAGGTGCTCGCCACCCTTGACCTCGCCGACGACCAGCGTAAAGAGGTGGTCAACGACGTGATTCGGACGCAGTCGCGCATAGAGGCGACGCTGTCCGCGCTGGAACGCCTCGCCCAGGGTGAACTGTCGACCTCCGATGACCACGTGCCCGTCGACATCACCGAACTGCTCGACCGGGCCGCCCACGACGCGATGCGCGTGTATCCGGACCTGGAGGTGACGCTGGTTCCCGCGCCGACGGTGATCATCGTCGGACTTCCCGCAGGGCTGCGGCTGGCCGTCGACAACGCGATCGCCAACGCCGTCAAACACGGCGGCGCGAACCGGGTGCAACTGTCGGCGGTCAGTTCCCGCGCGGGGGTGGAGATCGCGATCGACGACGACGGTGTCGGCGTCCCAGAGGAGGAACGGACCCGGGTGTTCGAGCGGTTCTCCCGCGGGTCGACGGCGTCGCACTCCGGCTCCGGGCTGGGGCTGGCGCTGGTTGCACAGCAGGCCGAGCTGCACGGCGGCACCGCCACACTGGAGTCCAGCCCGCTGGGCGGGGCGCGGCTGCTGCTGCGCCTACCCGGGCCGGGTGGCTGA
- a CDS encoding DUF2630 family protein, producing the protein MASDQDILAQVNKLVAEEQQLREALQEREIDESEEHQRLRAVEIQLDQCWDLLRQRRALRDSGKDPREAEVRPADEVEGYLN; encoded by the coding sequence GTGGCATCAGACCAAGACATCCTGGCTCAGGTGAACAAGCTCGTCGCCGAGGAACAGCAGCTCCGCGAGGCCCTGCAGGAACGGGAGATCGACGAGAGCGAAGAACATCAGCGATTGCGTGCGGTGGAGATCCAGCTCGATCAGTGCTGGGATCTGCTGCGCCAGCGGCGCGCGCTACGTGACAGCGGTAAGGACCCACGGGAGGCGGAGGTACGTCCGGCCGACGAGGTCGAGGGCTACTTGAACTGA
- a CDS encoding phytoene desaturase family protein — MLIVGGGHNGLVAAAYLARTGRRVQVLERLDHVGGAAVSAHAFDGVDARLSRYSYLVSLLPRRILDDLGARIRLVKRRYSSYTPDPATGGHTGLLIGPTSTFNAIGAAGDEAGFTDFYRRFRTVTERVWPTLTTPLMTREQVRRHVLAGGDADTWQAVTEAPIGHAITAAARSDLVRGVMATDALIGTLARTDDPSLVQNVCFLYHLLGGGTGGWDVPVGGMGAVSGALAAAAAGFGAEITTGAEVTTVTPDGELTYRANGREHRVGARFVLANVTPAVLAGLLDEPAPSSMPGCQVKVNLMLRRLPKLRDTTVTAEQAFGGTFHVNETLRQLDAAHDRAADGEVPQPLPCEIYCHSLTDPTILSDELRAVGAQTLTVFGLHTPHSLPADGDDERIRNTLTSAALTSLNSVLAEPIQDVVMEDAAGRLCIETKTTTDLEHSLNMTGGNIFHGGLQWPFAEADEPLDTAAQRWGVATRHPRIMLCGSGSRRGGGVSGIGGHNAAMAVLDSSA; from the coding sequence GTGTTGATCGTCGGTGGCGGCCACAACGGGTTGGTCGCCGCCGCCTATCTGGCGCGGACGGGCCGTCGGGTCCAGGTGCTCGAACGGCTAGACCATGTCGGTGGTGCCGCGGTGTCGGCGCATGCGTTCGACGGCGTGGACGCCCGCCTGTCGCGCTACTCGTACCTGGTGAGCCTGCTCCCCAGGCGCATCCTGGACGACCTCGGCGCGCGGATCCGTCTGGTCAAACGTCGTTACTCTTCGTACACGCCCGACCCGGCCACCGGCGGGCACACCGGCCTGCTGATCGGGCCGACCAGCACGTTCAACGCCATCGGCGCCGCCGGCGACGAGGCCGGTTTCACCGACTTCTACCGCCGCTTCCGCACCGTGACCGAACGGGTGTGGCCGACACTGACCACACCGCTGATGACGCGCGAGCAGGTGCGTCGCCATGTGTTGGCCGGAGGCGACGCGGACACGTGGCAGGCGGTCACCGAGGCGCCCATCGGGCACGCGATCACCGCGGCCGCACGCAGCGATCTGGTGCGGGGGGTGATGGCCACCGACGCGCTGATCGGGACCTTAGCCCGTACCGACGATCCGTCGCTGGTGCAGAACGTCTGCTTCCTCTACCACCTGCTCGGCGGCGGCACGGGCGGCTGGGACGTGCCGGTTGGCGGAATGGGCGCCGTGAGCGGTGCGCTGGCCGCGGCGGCTGCCGGCTTCGGCGCGGAGATCACCACGGGCGCCGAGGTCACCACCGTCACGCCCGACGGTGAGCTGACCTACCGGGCGAACGGACGGGAACACCGGGTGGGCGCCCGCTTCGTGTTGGCCAACGTCACCCCCGCCGTGCTGGCCGGCCTGCTGGACGAGCCGGCGCCGTCGTCGATGCCCGGCTGTCAGGTGAAGGTGAACCTCATGCTGCGGCGGTTGCCGAAACTGCGCGATACCACGGTGACGGCCGAGCAGGCGTTCGGCGGGACGTTCCACGTCAACGAGACGCTGCGCCAGCTCGACGCGGCCCACGACCGTGCGGCGGACGGTGAGGTCCCGCAGCCACTGCCCTGTGAGATCTACTGCCACTCGCTGACCGACCCGACCATCCTCTCCGATGAGCTGCGTGCCGTGGGCGCCCAGACCCTCACCGTGTTCGGGCTGCACACCCCGCATTCGCTACCGGCCGACGGCGACGACGAGCGGATCCGCAACACGCTGACCTCCGCCGCGCTCACATCACTGAATTCAGTTCTCGCCGAACCGATTCAGGATGTGGTCATGGAGGATGCGGCGGGTCGGTTGTGCATCGAGACGAAGACCACCACCGACCTGGAACACAGTCTGAACATGACCGGGGGAAACATCTTCCACGGCGGCCTGCAGTGGCCGTTCGCCGAGGCCGACGAACCGCTGGACACCGCGGCCCAGCGCTGGGGCGTTGCCACCCGTCACCCGCGAATAATGCTGTGCGGCTCAGGTTCCCGTCGGGGAGGCGGGGTGTCGGGGATCGGTGGCCACAATGCGGCAATGGCTGTGCTGGACAGCTCAGCGTAG
- a CDS encoding ABC transporter ATP-binding protein produces the protein MSIEMVARQTLYRQAHARGGDLRSLADRALLRRIWRFADRHHRRLAAFVAVSVVSATLAVATPVLAGRVVDAITRGGAPSVVVGLALVIAAAALAEAAVSLLTRWLSSTIGEGLILDLRTAVFAHVQKMPVAFFMRTRTGALVSRLGNDVLGAQRAFSDTLSGVVANLVTLMLTLGVMLAISWQITVVALVLVPVFVLPTRRIGARMAHLSRERAIHNATMNNQMTERFSAPGATLVKLFGRPTAEAHEFAVRAGRVHDIGVRSAMLQSTFMNSLTLMSALALALVYGLGGVIALGGHLQAGEIVSLALLLTRLYAPLTALANARVEIASALVSFERVFEVLDLEPIIREKPDAVAVPDGPVRVEFDHVRFSYPTADKVSLASLEEVAVLDDRDDGEVLHGIDFTAEPGQLVALVGSSGAGKSTIAALLARLYDVDSGAVRLAGVDVRDLTFASLRDTVGMVTQDGHLFHDSIRSNLLLAAPDAGPDGAASAAPTDDQLWEVLHRASLADVVAAMPDGLDTVVGERGYRLSGGQRQRLTIARLLLGRSRVVVLDEATAALDSSSEAAVQQALGEALAGRTSLVIAHRLSTVRAADMILVVEDGRIVERGTHRQLIGRGGRYAELYETQFGPQESGPQESEAVA, from the coding sequence ATGAGTATCGAAATGGTCGCCCGGCAGACCCTCTACCGCCAGGCGCACGCCCGCGGCGGGGATCTGCGCTCGCTGGCCGACCGTGCGCTGCTGCGCCGCATCTGGCGCTTCGCCGACCGCCACCACCGCAGGCTAGCCGCCTTCGTGGCGGTCAGCGTGGTCAGCGCGACGCTGGCGGTGGCCACCCCGGTGCTGGCCGGCCGCGTGGTCGACGCGATCACCCGCGGGGGCGCACCGTCAGTGGTGGTCGGGTTGGCGCTCGTCATCGCCGCCGCCGCGCTCGCGGAGGCAGCCGTGTCGCTGCTGACGCGCTGGCTGTCGTCGACCATCGGCGAGGGCCTCATCTTGGATCTGCGCACCGCCGTGTTCGCCCACGTCCAGAAGATGCCGGTGGCGTTCTTCATGCGCACCCGCACGGGGGCGCTGGTCAGCCGCCTGGGTAACGACGTGCTGGGCGCGCAACGTGCGTTCTCCGACACGCTGTCCGGTGTCGTCGCCAACCTGGTCACGCTGATGCTCACCCTGGGGGTGATGCTCGCGATCTCATGGCAGATCACCGTCGTCGCACTCGTGCTGGTGCCGGTTTTCGTGCTGCCCACCCGCCGCATCGGCGCCAGGATGGCGCATCTGTCGCGCGAGCGCGCCATCCACAACGCGACGATGAATAACCAGATGACTGAACGCTTTTCGGCGCCGGGCGCCACGCTGGTGAAGCTGTTCGGACGCCCCACCGCCGAAGCCCACGAATTCGCCGTGCGCGCCGGACGGGTCCACGACATCGGGGTGCGCTCGGCGATGCTGCAGTCGACGTTCATGAACTCGCTTACCCTGATGTCGGCGCTCGCGCTGGCGCTGGTGTACGGGCTGGGCGGGGTGATCGCGCTCGGCGGGCATCTGCAGGCCGGAGAGATCGTGTCGCTCGCGCTGCTGTTGACCCGTCTCTACGCGCCGCTGACCGCGCTGGCCAATGCGCGGGTCGAGATCGCCAGCGCGCTGGTGTCGTTCGAGCGCGTCTTCGAGGTGCTCGACCTGGAGCCGATCATCCGGGAGAAGCCCGACGCGGTTGCGGTGCCCGACGGCCCGGTGCGTGTGGAGTTCGATCATGTGCGGTTCTCGTATCCGACGGCGGACAAGGTCTCGCTGGCCTCGCTCGAGGAGGTGGCGGTGCTCGACGATCGCGACGACGGCGAGGTGCTGCACGGAATCGACTTCACCGCGGAGCCGGGCCAGTTGGTCGCGCTCGTCGGCTCCTCGGGGGCAGGCAAGTCGACGATCGCGGCCCTGTTGGCCCGCCTCTACGACGTCGACTCCGGCGCCGTGCGGCTGGCCGGTGTCGACGTGCGCGACCTGACCTTCGCATCGCTGCGCGACACCGTCGGCATGGTGACCCAGGACGGCCATCTATTCCACGACTCCATCCGGTCCAACCTGCTCCTCGCCGCGCCGGACGCGGGACCCGATGGCGCCGCCTCGGCGGCGCCGACTGACGACCAGCTGTGGGAGGTGCTGCACCGGGCCAGCCTCGCCGACGTCGTCGCCGCGATGCCCGACGGGCTCGACACGGTGGTCGGTGAGCGTGGATACCGTCTGTCCGGCGGGCAACGGCAACGGCTGACCATCGCCCGCCTGTTGCTGGGGAGGTCACGGGTGGTCGTGCTGGACGAGGCGACGGCGGCACTGGACTCGTCGTCGGAGGCCGCGGTCCAGCAGGCGCTCGGTGAAGCGCTGGCCGGGCGGACGTCGCTGGTCATCGCGCACCGCTTGTCGACGGTGCGGGCCGCCGACATGATTCTGGTGGTCGAGGACGGCCGGATCGTCGAACGCGGCACCCATCGTCAGCTCATCGGCCGAGGCGGCCGGTACGCCGAGTTGTACGAGACCCAGTTCGGTCCGCAGGAGTCCGGTCCGCAGGAGTCCGAGGCGGTTGCGTGA
- a CDS encoding MarR family winged helix-turn-helix transcriptional regulator produces MPRNPLADEVWNALTSLVFDNRDSWRRAVVEQTGLPFSRVRVLRRLGRQPMTVKEVAQAATLDAPAATVAVNDLEERGLVVREVDPANRRCKTVSLTEAGCAVLAGIEAIDDPAPDVLAALDDDELRALRTALAKLTFETS; encoded by the coding sequence GTGCCGCGTAATCCGCTCGCCGACGAGGTCTGGAATGCGTTGACATCCTTGGTCTTCGACAACCGGGACAGCTGGCGGCGCGCGGTGGTCGAGCAGACCGGTCTGCCGTTCAGTCGCGTCCGGGTGTTGCGACGGCTGGGCCGCCAGCCGATGACGGTGAAAGAGGTGGCGCAGGCGGCGACCCTCGACGCCCCGGCCGCCACGGTCGCCGTCAACGATCTGGAAGAGCGCGGCCTGGTGGTGCGCGAAGTCGACCCGGCGAACCGCCGTTGTAAGACGGTGTCGCTGACCGAGGCCGGTTGCGCGGTGCTCGCAGGGATCGAGGCCATCGACGATCCCGCCCCCGACGTGCTGGCGGCCCTGGACGACGACGAACTGCGCGCACTGCGGACGGCGCTGGCGAAGCTCACCTTCGAGACGAGCTGA
- a CDS encoding citrate synthase, with product MAENPSSATERAKLSYPGGELELDIVPATEGADGIALGSLLAKTGYATFDGGFVNTASTKSAITYIDGDAGILRYRGYPIEQLAEKSTFIEVSYLLIYGELPTADQLEDFTTKIQRHTLLHEDLKRFFDGFPRNAHPMPVLSSAVNALSAYYQDSLDPMDKGQVELSTIRLLAKLPTIAAYAYKKSEGQPFLYPDNSLTLVENFLRMTFGFPAEPYEVDPEMVRALDMLLILHADHEQNCSTSTVRLVGSSQANLFTSISGGINALWGPLHGGANQAVLEMLTKIQQSDGDVREFVRRVKDREDGVKLMGFGHRVYKNYDPRARIVKEQADKILGKIGVEDELLDIAKSLEDVALTDDFFVERKLYPNVDFYTGVIYRAMGFPTRMFTVLFALGRLPGWIAHWREMHSEPGKIGRPRQIYTGYTERDYIDTSNR from the coding sequence GTGGCCGAAAATCCGTCCAGTGCGACTGAGCGCGCCAAGCTGAGCTACCCCGGCGGCGAGCTTGAGCTGGATATCGTCCCGGCCACTGAGGGTGCCGACGGCATCGCACTGGGGTCGCTGCTGGCGAAGACCGGCTACGCCACTTTCGACGGCGGTTTCGTCAACACCGCATCGACGAAGAGTGCGATCACCTATATCGACGGGGACGCCGGAATCCTGCGCTACCGCGGTTACCCGATCGAGCAGCTGGCCGAGAAGTCGACGTTCATCGAGGTGAGCTACCTGCTCATCTACGGTGAGCTGCCGACCGCCGACCAGCTCGAGGACTTCACCACCAAGATCCAGCGGCACACCCTGCTACATGAGGATCTCAAGCGCTTCTTCGACGGGTTCCCGCGCAACGCCCACCCGATGCCGGTGCTGTCGAGCGCGGTCAACGCGTTGAGCGCCTACTACCAGGACTCGCTCGACCCGATGGACAAAGGCCAGGTCGAGCTGTCGACGATCCGGCTGCTGGCCAAGCTGCCGACGATCGCCGCCTACGCGTACAAGAAGTCCGAGGGACAGCCGTTCCTGTACCCGGACAACTCGCTGACGCTGGTGGAGAACTTTTTGCGGATGACGTTCGGCTTCCCGGCCGAGCCCTACGAGGTCGACCCCGAGATGGTGCGGGCGCTCGACATGCTGCTGATCCTGCACGCCGACCACGAGCAGAACTGCTCGACCTCGACGGTGCGGTTGGTGGGGTCGTCGCAGGCCAACCTGTTCACCTCGATCTCGGGCGGCATCAACGCACTGTGGGGCCCGTTGCACGGCGGCGCCAACCAGGCGGTGCTGGAGATGCTCACGAAGATCCAGCAGTCCGACGGTGACGTCCGCGAGTTCGTACGCAGGGTCAAGGACCGTGAGGACGGCGTGAAGCTGATGGGCTTCGGTCACCGCGTCTACAAGAACTACGATCCGCGCGCCCGGATCGTCAAGGAGCAGGCCGACAAGATCCTCGGCAAGATAGGCGTCGAGGACGAGCTGCTCGACATCGCGAAGTCGCTCGAAGATGTCGCGCTGACCGACGACTTCTTCGTCGAGCGCAAGCTGTACCCCAACGTCGACTTCTACACGGGCGTGATCTACCGGGCGATGGGCTTCCCCACGCGGATGTTCACCGTGCTGTTCGCGCTCGGCCGGCTGCCCGGGTGGATCGCGCACTGGCGGGAGATGCACTCCGAGCCCGGCAAGATCGGCCGCCCGCGGCAGATCTACACCGGCTACACCGAGCGCGACTACATCGACACCTCGAACCGCTAG
- a CDS encoding FKBP-type peptidyl-prolyl cis-trans isomerase, which yields MNPGQKPEIDFPDGPAPAELVIEDLVIGAGAEAVPGANVEVHYVGVEYDTGEEFDSSWNRGQSIEFPLQGLIQGWQDGIPGMRVGGRRKLTIPPAQAYGRADGGHRLSGKTLIFVIDLLATR from the coding sequence GTGAACCCAGGGCAGAAACCCGAGATCGACTTTCCGGACGGCCCGGCCCCGGCCGAGTTGGTCATCGAGGACCTGGTCATCGGTGCGGGCGCCGAGGCCGTACCCGGTGCCAACGTCGAAGTGCACTACGTCGGCGTGGAGTACGACACGGGCGAGGAGTTCGACAGCTCGTGGAACCGCGGCCAGTCGATCGAGTTCCCGCTGCAGGGGCTGATCCAGGGTTGGCAGGACGGCATCCCGGGAATGCGCGTCGGCGGCCGTCGCAAGCTGACGATTCCGCCCGCCCAGGCCTACGGCCGCGCCGACGGCGGTCACCGGCTTTCCGGCAAGACGCTGATCTTTGTCATCGACCTGCTGGCCACCCGCTAG
- the prrA gene encoding two-component system response regulator PrrA produces the protein MAPMDSGVGSPRVLVVDDDPDVLASLERGLRLSGFNVSTAVDGAEALRSATETRPDAIVLDINMPVLDGVSVVTALRAMDNDVPVCVLSARSSVDDRVAGLEAGADDYLVKPFVLAELVARVKALLRRRGSSATFSSETIQVGPLEVDIPGRRARVNGVDVDLTKREFDLLAVLAEHKTAVLSRAQLLELVWGYDFAADTNVVDVFIGYLRRKLEAGGAPRLLHTVRGVGFVLRTQ, from the coding sequence ATTGCTCCCATGGACAGTGGTGTGGGGTCACCCCGGGTACTGGTCGTCGACGACGATCCTGACGTGCTGGCGTCGTTGGAGCGCGGGTTACGGCTGTCCGGATTCAACGTCTCCACCGCTGTCGACGGCGCCGAGGCGCTGCGCAGCGCCACCGAGACGCGCCCGGATGCGATCGTCCTCGACATCAACATGCCGGTGCTCGACGGCGTCAGCGTGGTGACGGCGCTGCGCGCCATGGACAACGACGTGCCCGTCTGCGTGCTCAGCGCGCGCAGCAGTGTCGACGACCGGGTGGCCGGTCTGGAGGCCGGCGCCGACGACTACCTCGTCAAACCCTTCGTCCTGGCCGAACTGGTGGCGCGGGTCAAGGCGCTGCTGCGCCGGCGTGGTTCGTCGGCGACGTTCTCGTCGGAGACCATTCAGGTCGGCCCGCTCGAGGTCGACATCCCGGGGCGGCGTGCCCGCGTCAACGGCGTCGACGTCGACCTGACCAAACGCGAATTCGACCTGCTGGCGGTGCTCGCCGAGCACAAGACCGCCGTGCTCTCCCGCGCCCAGTTGCTCGAACTGGTGTGGGGATACGACTTCGCGGCCGACACCAACGTCGTCGACGTGTTCATCGGATACCTGCGCCGCAAGCTCGAGGCCGGCGGTGCACCCCGGCTGCTCCACACCGTGCGCGGTGTGGGGTTCGTGCTCCGGACGCAATAG